Proteins from a genomic interval of Gammaproteobacteria bacterium:
- the nuoE gene encoding NADH-quinone oxidoreductase subunit NuoE: MGAPGEIQLSDHLRVEIDTWVARFPPDKRQSAVLNALRVVQHEHGWLSTEMMDAVADYLGMSRIAVYEVATFYSMFELKPVGRHSISVCTNVSCMLRGSDEIVAYLENKLGIKTGDSTPDGRFYLKQEEECLAGCCGAPMMQIDHVYYENLTPERVDAILEKLDS; the protein is encoded by the coding sequence ATGGGGGCGCCGGGAGAGATTCAGTTGTCCGACCATCTCCGTGTCGAGATCGACACGTGGGTGGCGCGTTTTCCGCCGGACAAGAGGCAGTCCGCAGTGCTGAACGCGTTGCGAGTTGTGCAGCACGAGCATGGGTGGCTGTCCACTGAAATGATGGATGCGGTGGCCGATTATCTGGGTATGTCACGTATCGCGGTGTACGAGGTCGCGACATTTTATTCGATGTTCGAGCTTAAGCCCGTGGGCCGGCATTCGATTTCCGTTTGTACCAACGTATCGTGCATGCTGCGCGGGTCGGATGAAATCGTCGCGTATCTGGAGAACAAACTGGGTATAAAAACCGGTGATAGCACACCGGACGGACGCTTTTATTTGAAGCAGGAAGAAGAGTGTCTGGCCGGTTGTTGCGGCGCGCCGATGATGCAGATCGATCACGTGTACTATGAAAATCTCACCCCCGAACGGGTGGATGCGATACTGGAGAAACTGGATTCCTGA
- the nuoF gene encoding NADH-quinone oxidoreductase subunit NuoF: MANEVCFATLKFDEPWTLENYRKVGGYEAWTRILRNKVSRDAIIEEIKASGLRGRGGAGFSTGMKWSFMPKEPRGSSYLVCNSDESEPGTCKDRDILRFNPHALIEGMAIAGYAMHVTVGYNYLRGEFQDEVYRRFKHALNEAYAQGYLGKNIKGSGIDFELYDTLGAGAYICGEETALLESLEGNKGFPRFKPPFPAGYGLYGRPTTINNTETLASVPAIMRNGAKWFVDFGTEKSGGVKCFSVSGHVERPGNFEIPMGTPFAELLEMAGGMRGGRALKAVIPGGSSVPVLPGEVMMHTRMDYDSIVKAGSLLGSGAVIVMDDTADMVEVLRRISRFYMSESCGQCTPCREGTGWLYRMLTRVVQGKGEPSDLAKLVDVARKIEGRTICALGDAAAMPVRSFIKHFRHEFEHYIEHGRSIMAGTPKEAA, from the coding sequence ATGGCTAACGAGGTCTGTTTCGCGACACTGAAATTCGATGAGCCGTGGACCTTGGAGAATTATCGCAAGGTCGGCGGCTACGAGGCGTGGACGCGCATCCTGCGTAACAAGGTTTCGCGTGACGCCATCATCGAAGAGATCAAGGCATCGGGTCTGCGCGGTCGGGGCGGCGCCGGTTTTTCCACCGGCATGAAGTGGAGCTTCATGCCAAAAGAGCCGCGCGGATCGAGTTATCTGGTGTGCAATTCGGATGAATCCGAGCCGGGCACCTGCAAGGACCGCGATATTCTTCGTTTTAACCCACACGCCCTGATCGAGGGCATGGCGATCGCCGGTTACGCGATGCATGTGACGGTGGGTTACAACTACCTGCGCGGCGAGTTTCAGGACGAGGTCTATCGGCGCTTTAAGCACGCGCTGAACGAGGCTTACGCGCAAGGGTATCTGGGCAAAAATATCAAGGGTTCAGGAATCGACTTCGAGCTCTACGACACTTTAGGCGCCGGCGCCTATATCTGCGGTGAAGAGACTGCGCTTTTGGAATCGCTGGAAGGCAACAAGGGCTTCCCGCGCTTCAAGCCGCCGTTTCCCGCCGGTTACGGCCTGTACGGCCGCCCAACCACTATCAACAACACGGAAACCCTGGCTTCCGTGCCGGCCATAATGCGCAACGGCGCCAAATGGTTCGTCGACTTCGGCACCGAGAAGAGCGGCGGGGTGAAATGTTTTTCGGTGTCGGGTCACGTGGAGCGGCCCGGTAATTTCGAGATACCAATGGGTACGCCGTTCGCCGAATTGCTGGAGATGGCCGGCGGCATGCGCGGCGGACGCGCGCTCAAAGCCGTAATTCCAGGCGGCTCGTCAGTGCCGGTACTGCCCGGCGAAGTGATGATGCACACGCGCATGGACTACGATTCAATCGTCAAGGCCGGCTCGCTGCTGGGTTCCGGTGCTGTGATCGTGATGGACGACACCGCCGATATGGTCGAGGTGCTGCGACGCATATCGCGTTTTTACATGTCCGAATCCTGCGGTCAATGCACGCCTTGCCGCGAAGGTACCGGCTGGCTTTACCGCATGCTCACGCGCGTGGTGCAGGGCAAAGGTGAACCCTCGGATCTGGCTAAGCTGGTCGATGTGGCGCGCAAGATCGAAGGCCGCACCATCTGCGCACTGGGCGACGCAGCGGCGATGCCGGTGCGCAGTTTCATCAAGCATTTCCGCCACGAATTCGAGCACTACATCGAACACGGCCGCAGCATCATGGCGGGTACGCCCAAAGAGGCGGCTTGA